One Thiohalomonas denitrificans DNA segment encodes these proteins:
- a CDS encoding nicotinamidase, with the protein MSIQNERSVLLVVDVQPDFLPGGALGVRGADQIIAPLADVMRSELFAHRVATQDWHPPDHISFASHHGKEPMSRIELYGHVQELWPDHCVQNSPGAELAKGLPWERVSAIVRKGEDPLVDSYSAFRNNWDSQGQRPATGLAGYLRDRGIGDVYIAGLTRDFCARWSARDAVAAGFNTYVIWDLTRPVDPCDDTAVQQELENCGVRIIGQADLTA; encoded by the coding sequence ATGTCCATCCAGAATGAACGCAGCGTGCTGCTGGTCGTCGATGTACAACCTGACTTTCTTCCCGGAGGCGCCCTCGGGGTTCGGGGCGCCGACCAAATCATCGCGCCTCTGGCCGATGTGATGCGTTCGGAACTATTTGCACACCGGGTGGCGACCCAGGACTGGCACCCGCCCGACCACATCTCCTTTGCCAGTCATCATGGCAAGGAGCCGATGAGCCGAATCGAGCTCTACGGCCATGTTCAGGAGCTTTGGCCCGATCACTGCGTACAAAACAGTCCCGGCGCAGAACTCGCCAAAGGCCTGCCCTGGGAGCGGGTCAGTGCAATCGTCCGCAAAGGCGAAGATCCGCTGGTGGACTCCTACAGTGCGTTTCGCAATAACTGGGATTCGCAGGGTCAGAGACCAGCAACGGGGCTCGCCGGCTATTTACGTGACCGTGGCATCGGGGACGTCTATATAGCCGGACTGACGCGGGACTTTTGTGCCCGCTGGAGCGCCCGGGATGCGGTAGCCGCGGGCTTCAATACGTATGTGATTTGGGATCTTACGCGTCCCGTGGATCCGTGTGACGATACGGCTGTGCAGCAGGAATTGGAAAACTGCGGAGTCAGGATTATCGGGCAGGCGGATCTGACGGCCTGA
- a CDS encoding SDR family oxidoreductase, with translation MPNALITGSNRGLGLAWVRHLTSENWRVFASCRHPGDATELNAFAEHKDSISVHRCDVTVADDIRGLYWELEEQPIDLLITNAGVYLEKGATTLGSLRFDDWMRTLEVNVFGQVRIIEAFHDNLERARNPLVVPISSHMGSIADITVPGSYYYRSSKAALNAAMRGLAAELMEHGIGLMLLHPGGVMTRMGPAHGLSPEESVAGMYRLVEKFDHKMHGRFYRYDGSELPW, from the coding sequence ATGCCAAATGCGCTCATTACAGGAAGTAACCGTGGATTGGGCCTGGCCTGGGTCCGTCACTTGACGAGTGAAAACTGGCGGGTCTTTGCCAGCTGTCGGCACCCGGGCGATGCGACCGAGTTAAACGCGTTTGCCGAACATAAAGACAGCATCAGCGTGCACCGCTGCGATGTTACCGTAGCGGACGATATTCGCGGCCTGTACTGGGAGCTGGAAGAGCAACCCATAGACCTCCTTATCACCAATGCCGGTGTCTACCTGGAAAAGGGTGCGACGACACTGGGAAGTCTGCGCTTTGATGACTGGATGCGTACACTCGAGGTCAATGTCTTCGGTCAGGTCCGCATAATCGAGGCCTTTCACGACAACCTCGAACGGGCCCGAAATCCATTGGTGGTACCCATCAGCAGCCATATGGGAAGTATCGCAGATATCACTGTTCCGGGAAGTTACTACTACCGCTCCAGCAAGGCGGCGCTGAATGCCGCAATGCGGGGACTTGCGGCCGAACTCATGGAACACGGAATCGGACTGATGCTTCTCCATCCGGGCGGTGTGATGACCCGCATGGGGCCTGCCCATGGTCTTTCACCCGAAGAGAGCGTTGCGGGCATGTATCGGCTGGTGGAAAAGTTCGACCACAAGATGCACGGTCGTTTTTACCGCTATGACGGCAGCGAGCTGCCCTGGTAA
- a CDS encoding NAD(P)/FAD-dependent oxidoreductase: MANFTRRDFIKVTGTAAAASSLTLAAGRASAAPKGKVVIVGGGIGGATTAKYMRMADPSIEVTVIEPNEHYHTCFMSNEVLSGERDIDSIRFDYSGLKGHGVNVVQDYVTGIDAEKKVVKTRGGQSFQYDRCVVSPGVDFRWDTIGGYDESVAEQIPHAWKAGSQTVTLRKQIEAMKDGGTVIVAPPPNPFRCPPGPYERVSQIAWYLKNNKPKSKILVLDPKDKFSKFGLFTAGWKKHYGYGSDNSMIEWVSGANGGKVESVDAKSRTVQAAVESFKGDVLNIIPAQKAGKIAFDAGLANDSGWCPVDMKTFESKQHSNIHVIGDAAIMSPMPKSGYSANSQAKVCAAAVVALLNGDSTPQPSLVNTCYSILMPEDAMSVAMVYNYSDGKINKVAGSGGLTPGYDDTTMEMRKREVGFAHSWFNNITKDVFG; encoded by the coding sequence ATGGCAAACTTTACACGTAGAGATTTTATCAAGGTCACCGGTACCGCCGCCGCCGCCAGCTCCCTGACGCTAGCGGCAGGACGGGCGAGTGCCGCACCGAAAGGCAAGGTTGTGATCGTCGGCGGTGGCATCGGCGGCGCAACGACGGCCAAATACATGCGTATGGCCGATCCCTCTATCGAAGTGACGGTCATTGAACCCAACGAGCACTATCACACCTGCTTCATGAGCAACGAGGTGCTCTCCGGTGAGCGGGATATCGATAGCATCCGGTTCGATTACAGCGGTCTCAAGGGACACGGTGTCAATGTCGTACAAGATTACGTAACCGGTATCGATGCAGAGAAAAAGGTCGTCAAGACCCGTGGTGGGCAGTCGTTCCAGTACGATCGCTGTGTGGTCTCGCCCGGTGTCGACTTCCGTTGGGACACCATCGGCGGTTATGACGAGAGCGTGGCCGAGCAGATCCCCCACGCCTGGAAGGCGGGTTCCCAGACGGTGACCCTGCGCAAGCAAATCGAAGCCATGAAAGATGGCGGTACCGTTATCGTCGCGCCGCCGCCCAATCCCTTCCGTTGCCCGCCGGGACCCTATGAGCGCGTTTCGCAGATTGCCTGGTACCTGAAGAACAACAAGCCGAAATCCAAAATCCTTGTTCTGGATCCGAAAGACAAGTTCTCCAAATTTGGTCTGTTCACCGCCGGCTGGAAGAAACACTACGGCTACGGCAGCGATAACTCGATGATTGAATGGGTATCGGGTGCCAACGGCGGCAAGGTTGAATCGGTCGATGCCAAATCCAGGACCGTGCAGGCCGCCGTCGAGTCTTTCAAAGGTGACGTTCTCAATATCATTCCGGCACAGAAAGCGGGAAAAATCGCATTCGATGCCGGGCTGGCTAACGATAGCGGCTGGTGCCCGGTGGACATGAAAACCTTCGAGTCCAAACAGCACAGCAATATCCACGTCATTGGCGACGCTGCCATCATGAGTCCGATGCCGAAGTCGGGATATTCGGCCAACTCCCAGGCCAAGGTATGTGCCGCCGCTGTGGTAGCGCTGCTGAACGGAGATTCGACTCCGCAGCCGTCACTGGTCAATACCTGTTACAGCATCCTCATGCCGGAAGATGCCATGTCCGTGGCAATGGTTTACAACTACTCCGACGGGAAGATCAACAAGGTCGCGGGATCGGGGGGTCTGACTCCTGGTTACGACGACACAACGATGGAGATGCGCAAGCGGGAGGTGGGCTTTGCCCACTCCTGGTTCAATAACATCACTAAAGACGTGTTTGGTTGA
- a CDS encoding c-type cytochrome has product MKYKKVMQGALVLTGFAFGASALAATPSASMLGNSCAGCHGPNGNTEGPATPGIAGISSEYFVDVMMDYKADERPGTIMNRIAKGYTDEEIELMASYFTAQEYVPLEQEYNASAVRLGEMLHDRSCEKCHEDGGTFAEDSAILAGQPKLYLQWSMADFQAGVREMPKKMKRRMDEVEKVKGDEGFNALVDYYASQGK; this is encoded by the coding sequence ATGAAATATAAAAAGGTCATGCAGGGTGCGCTTGTACTGACTGGCTTCGCTTTCGGTGCCAGTGCATTGGCAGCGACACCGAGTGCCTCCATGCTCGGCAATAGCTGTGCCGGTTGCCATGGACCCAACGGGAACACCGAGGGACCGGCAACGCCCGGCATTGCGGGGATCAGTTCGGAGTATTTCGTCGATGTCATGATGGACTACAAAGCCGATGAGCGGCCGGGTACCATTATGAATCGCATCGCCAAAGGCTACACCGATGAAGAGATCGAGTTGATGGCGAGCTACTTTACTGCGCAGGAGTACGTCCCGCTGGAGCAGGAGTACAACGCTTCCGCTGTACGCTTGGGCGAGATGCTGCACGATCGCTCTTGTGAGAAGTGTCACGAGGATGGTGGTACATTTGCCGAGGATAGTGCCATTCTCGCCGGTCAGCCCAAGCTTTACCTCCAGTGGAGCATGGCCGATTTCCAGGCAGGCGTACGTGAGATGCCCAAAAAGATGAAGCGCCGTATGGACGAAGTCGAGAAAGTCAAAGGCGACGAAGGCTTCAACGCGCTGGTCGACTACTACGCCAGCCAGGGCAAATAA
- a CDS encoding ankyrin repeat domain-containing protein, giving the protein MQRRSWIAVLALALPLSLQAADMNLEIREAAILGDAESVGELLKKGADANAAGEYGKSALMFAVEEGNIEVAKRLLEAGADVNARSDAGCTALTFASESGHLELAQLLLEEGAKTDPKTRIGWDALMIAARYGYDGIVEQLLDAGAYVNTSDKDGTTALMAAVEKGHLETAKRLIEAGTELHIRNGQGASALMLAAGSGQMDMLELLLEQGNSINAIDGSGASALLWAVEGEHEDMIAYLLDHGADANQADANGITPLMKAAALGNDEVVRLLVRNGANPELKSRGRRTALDYARINHHKKTSRMLEELLLID; this is encoded by the coding sequence ATGCAAAGACGAAGCTGGATCGCCGTGCTGGCCCTGGCCCTACCGCTGTCGCTTCAGGCCGCGGACATGAATCTGGAAATCAGGGAGGCCGCCATACTCGGCGATGCCGAGAGCGTCGGAGAGTTACTTAAGAAAGGTGCGGACGCCAATGCAGCGGGAGAGTACGGCAAATCGGCACTCATGTTTGCTGTAGAAGAGGGAAATATCGAGGTCGCCAAGCGTTTACTCGAAGCTGGCGCCGATGTTAATGCCAGAAGCGATGCTGGTTGTACCGCATTGACGTTTGCTTCCGAAAGTGGCCATCTGGAATTGGCACAACTGCTCCTGGAAGAGGGGGCGAAAACCGATCCGAAAACCCGGATCGGCTGGGATGCCCTGATGATAGCAGCGCGCTACGGCTACGACGGCATCGTGGAGCAACTGCTCGATGCCGGAGCCTACGTCAATACCTCCGACAAGGACGGTACTACGGCCCTGATGGCTGCTGTCGAGAAGGGCCACCTTGAAACCGCAAAACGTCTGATCGAGGCCGGTACCGAGTTGCACATTCGCAATGGTCAAGGTGCCAGCGCTCTCATGCTAGCCGCAGGCAGTGGTCAGATGGATATGCTGGAACTGCTGCTGGAACAGGGAAACAGCATCAATGCCATTGATGGTAGCGGAGCGTCCGCCCTGCTGTGGGCTGTCGAAGGTGAGCACGAAGATATGATTGCGTATCTTCTGGACCATGGTGCCGATGCCAACCAAGCGGATGCCAATGGGATTACACCGCTAATGAAAGCAGCCGCACTGGGCAACGACGAGGTCGTTAGACTGCTGGTTAGAAATGGTGCCAATCCCGAGTTGAAAAGTCGAGGCAGGAGAACAGCGCTTGATTATGCACGTATCAATCATCACAAAAAAACGTCTCGAATGCTTGAAGAGCTGTTACTCATCGATTAG
- a CDS encoding NapC/NirT family cytochrome c encodes MVIGLVIFVAGFASYGGVNTFFTSTNEMEFCTSCHSMKINFEEYKETVHYKSASGVRATCSDCHVPKEFLPKIKAKIIAAKDVYHEIIGTVDTKEKFEAHRWDMATRVWEKMEATDSRECRSCHDFEQMDLSAQSRMARRKHGRAEMEGKTCIECHRGIAHFEPFPPDDWVPSEEEG; translated from the coding sequence ATGGTTATCGGCCTGGTGATTTTTGTCGCGGGATTCGCCAGCTATGGTGGTGTAAACACGTTCTTCACCTCTACCAATGAGATGGAGTTCTGCACCTCCTGTCATTCGATGAAGATCAACTTCGAGGAGTACAAAGAGACCGTGCACTACAAGAGTGCATCCGGGGTGCGTGCGACCTGTTCCGATTGCCATGTGCCCAAGGAGTTCTTACCAAAGATCAAGGCGAAGATTATTGCTGCCAAGGACGTCTACCACGAAATCATCGGAACAGTGGATACCAAGGAAAAATTCGAGGCGCATCGATGGGACATGGCAACGCGCGTTTGGGAAAAAATGGAGGCGACCGACTCCCGCGAGTGCCGCAGTTGCCACGATTTTGAACAGATGGATCTGTCTGCACAAAGCCGTATGGCCCGTCGCAAGCATGGCCGGGCCGAGATGGAGGGTAAAACCTGTATCGAATGTCACCGCGGAATCGCACACTTCGAGCCCTTCCCGCCGGATGATTGGGTTCCTTCGGAAGAGGAGGGCTAG
- a CDS encoding DUF5752 family protein, with translation MQADDTSPQDSPGHFALKDCALIAIATGKRAHSLKELRDHLVTINEDSIYYHFWGGLIQPRFEEREFNNDFASWARHGLHDGTLAEKLAVVDPTEFTDPNTLRNELVELVEERLEEREFLRWMPAGRSFEFIRSQIVVFDTHSRVSNPRELCALLPHVSSTSIFYHFIDARQRFPEGVDDFRFWLSGFGHEFDDLAVRLAQVDPYFAPMTELRSNLINVFREYFKESAS, from the coding sequence ATGCAAGCCGATGATACCTCGCCACAGGACTCACCCGGCCATTTTGCGCTCAAGGACTGCGCCTTGATCGCTATTGCCACGGGAAAACGCGCCCATTCCTTGAAGGAACTGCGTGATCACCTCGTAACCATCAATGAGGACAGTATCTACTACCATTTCTGGGGCGGTCTTATCCAGCCGCGTTTCGAAGAACGGGAATTTAACAACGATTTTGCCTCATGGGCCCGCCACGGGCTGCACGACGGTACGCTGGCGGAAAAACTGGCGGTTGTAGACCCCACCGAGTTCACCGACCCCAATACCCTGCGCAACGAGCTTGTCGAACTGGTGGAGGAGCGTCTTGAGGAACGGGAATTCCTGCGCTGGATGCCCGCGGGGCGGTCCTTTGAGTTCATCCGATCTCAAATTGTGGTCTTCGATACCCACAGCCGGGTCTCGAATCCCAGGGAACTCTGTGCACTGCTGCCCCATGTATCAAGTACCAGCATCTTCTACCATTTCATCGACGCCCGGCAGCGTTTTCCGGAAGGCGTGGACGACTTTCGGTTCTGGCTCAGCGGTTTTGGTCATGAATTCGATGACCTGGCGGTACGGCTTGCACAGGTAGACCCCTACTTCGCGCCGATGACCGAACTGCGCAGCAATCTGATCAATGTATTCCGGGAATACTTCAAGGAGAGTGCTTCATGA
- a CDS encoding glycosyltransferase, with amino-acid sequence MSGMLEAYAEVAGEEVIDHLRQLSEPLAGMTMVHVNSTRVGGGVAEILDKLVPLSNELGIDTRWEVINGNMEFYQCTKSMHNALQGNPLRIPDHLYQAYEETNVANAERLRGVLEEADVVFIHDPQPAPLLGLCPNRKGKWVWRCHIDVSHPDRIVWKYLRQHLSAYDASVFSLPAFAQPLPNLEYIIPPSIDPLSEKNVDIDADELQEVAERFNLDTSRPIVAQISRYDRFKDPVGVIRSYRLAKKFMPQLQLVLAGGGASDDPEGELVLEEVHSAAEEDDDIHVLLLPADAHRTINALQRIADIVIQKSIREGFGLTVTEGMWKGKPVIGGDTGGIRLQVVDHHTGFLVNTPEGAALRMRYLFRQPAKMHEMSSKAREFVRDNFLLTRQLREYLTLSVGLLHGAANRIIIG; translated from the coding sequence ATGAGCGGCATGCTAGAAGCCTACGCCGAGGTAGCCGGTGAAGAGGTCATCGATCACCTTCGCCAACTGAGCGAGCCTCTGGCCGGCATGACCATGGTGCACGTCAATTCCACCCGAGTGGGTGGTGGCGTAGCGGAGATCCTGGACAAACTGGTGCCCCTCAGCAACGAACTGGGGATCGATACGCGCTGGGAAGTGATCAACGGCAACATGGAGTTTTACCAGTGTACGAAGAGCATGCACAACGCCCTTCAGGGAAATCCCTTGCGGATACCCGATCACCTCTACCAGGCTTATGAAGAGACCAATGTCGCCAATGCAGAAAGACTGCGGGGGGTGCTGGAAGAGGCCGACGTGGTATTCATCCATGACCCCCAGCCGGCTCCCCTGCTAGGTTTATGCCCAAACCGCAAGGGCAAGTGGGTGTGGCGCTGCCACATCGATGTCAGCCATCCGGACCGGATCGTCTGGAAATACCTGCGTCAGCACCTTTCCGCCTATGATGCCAGCGTGTTTTCGCTGCCAGCGTTTGCCCAGCCGCTACCCAACCTGGAATACATCATTCCGCCCAGCATCGACCCTCTTTCGGAAAAAAATGTCGACATTGATGCGGACGAGCTTCAGGAAGTGGCTGAGCGCTTCAACCTGGATACCAGTCGACCGATAGTGGCACAGATCTCCCGCTATGACCGTTTCAAGGATCCGGTGGGAGTGATCCGTTCCTATCGGTTAGCCAAGAAGTTCATGCCGCAACTACAGTTGGTACTGGCCGGCGGCGGTGCCAGCGACGACCCGGAAGGCGAATTGGTCCTTGAAGAGGTGCACTCGGCCGCGGAGGAAGACGATGATATTCACGTCCTCCTGCTTCCCGCGGATGCCCACCGGACCATCAATGCACTGCAGCGCATCGCCGACATCGTGATACAGAAATCCATCCGGGAGGGCTTCGGTCTGACGGTGACCGAGGGCATGTGGAAGGGCAAACCGGTCATCGGCGGAGATACCGGAGGTATTCGCCTGCAAGTGGTCGATCACCACACAGGCTTTCTGGTCAATACCCCCGAAGGCGCCGCGCTGCGGATGCGCTATCTTTTCAGACAGCCTGCAAAAATGCACGAGATGAGCTCCAAGGCTCGGGAGTTTGTGCGCGACAATTTCCTGTTGACTCGTCAACTGCGGGAATACCTGACCCTGAGCGTAGGCCTGCTCCACGGCGCCGCGAATCGGATCATTATTGGTTAA
- the glgX gene encoding glycogen debranching protein GlgX codes for MKRNGLAVWRGNPYPLGATWTGEGVNFALFSEHADKVQLCLFDPKGRREIQRLDVPWQTDQVWHCYLPEVRPGQLYGYRVHGPYDPASGHRFNPHKLLIDPYAKDLVGSLRWSDALFGYHIGDPEADLTPDKRDSSAGMLKCRVIDTAFTWSDDRAPNIAWDDTIIYELHVKGYTAQHPEIPAPLRGTYAGLATAPVTEHLKRLGVTAVELMPVHAFVDDRHLVEKRLRNYWGYNSIGFFAPDMRYSASGQVNEFKTMVKTFHSAGIEVILDVVYNHTAEGNHLGPTLAFRGIDNAAYYRMVQDDQRYYMDYTGCGNTLNMMHPRVLQLIMDSLRYWVQEMHVDGFRFDLASALARELHEVNRLGAFFDIIHQDPTLSQVKLIAEPWDLGEGGYQVGNFPVGWTEWNGKYRDTVRSYWKGDGGVIGELGYRLTGSSDLYEQSGRRPFASVNFITAHDGFTLQDLVSYSRKHNEANGENNDDGEDHNRSWNCGHEGPTVNKHIRGLRAQQKRNFLATLFFSQGIPMLVGGDEMGRTQYGNNNAYCQDNEISWVNWDLSAEDRELIRFTESMIRLRKHHPTFHRNYFFQGRRIKGAGVKDITWLRPDGREMTDEEWQQSFARCLGVFFAGAIEETDAKGQPVKDDNMLLLLNAHHEEIPFKIPPFPPKARWGVVVDTSYEEGKRDDGRYFYSGGEYPLRSRSMALLAQWTGQKWGAA; via the coding sequence ATGAAAAGAAACGGACTGGCCGTTTGGCGCGGCAACCCCTATCCCCTGGGAGCGACCTGGACTGGTGAAGGTGTCAATTTCGCCCTGTTCAGCGAGCATGCCGACAAGGTACAGCTATGCCTGTTCGACCCCAAGGGAAGGCGCGAGATCCAGCGGCTAGATGTTCCCTGGCAGACGGACCAGGTGTGGCACTGCTATCTGCCCGAGGTCCGTCCGGGGCAACTCTATGGCTATCGTGTCCATGGCCCCTACGACCCGGCATCAGGGCACCGCTTCAATCCTCACAAACTGCTTATCGACCCCTATGCAAAGGACCTTGTAGGCTCATTGCGCTGGAGCGACGCCCTCTTTGGCTACCACATTGGCGATCCCGAAGCGGATCTGACCCCCGACAAACGGGACAGCTCGGCCGGTATGCTGAAGTGCCGGGTAATCGACACGGCCTTCACCTGGAGTGACGACCGCGCTCCCAACATTGCCTGGGACGACACCATCATCTATGAGCTGCACGTCAAGGGCTACACGGCCCAGCACCCGGAGATCCCCGCCCCACTCCGTGGAACCTATGCGGGACTCGCCACGGCACCGGTGACAGAGCATCTGAAACGTCTCGGTGTTACGGCGGTGGAACTCATGCCGGTGCACGCTTTCGTCGACGATCGCCATCTGGTCGAAAAACGCCTGCGGAACTACTGGGGCTACAACTCCATCGGCTTTTTTGCGCCGGACATGCGCTATTCCGCAAGTGGCCAGGTGAACGAATTCAAGACGATGGTCAAGACGTTCCATTCGGCCGGCATCGAGGTGATTCTCGATGTGGTCTACAACCACACGGCCGAGGGCAACCATCTGGGCCCTACCCTCGCCTTCCGTGGAATCGACAATGCGGCCTACTACCGTATGGTGCAGGACGATCAGCGCTATTACATGGATTACACCGGCTGCGGCAACACCCTGAACATGATGCATCCGCGCGTATTGCAGCTGATTATGGATTCGCTACGCTACTGGGTGCAGGAAATGCATGTGGACGGATTTCGTTTCGATCTCGCCTCGGCACTGGCGCGGGAGCTGCATGAAGTCAACCGCTTGGGGGCCTTCTTCGACATTATCCACCAGGACCCGACCCTCTCTCAGGTAAAGCTGATCGCCGAACCCTGGGATCTCGGCGAGGGCGGGTACCAGGTTGGAAACTTTCCCGTCGGGTGGACCGAATGGAATGGCAAATACCGCGACACCGTGCGCTCCTACTGGAAGGGGGATGGCGGCGTCATCGGTGAACTCGGCTATAGGCTCACCGGCTCTTCCGACCTGTATGAGCAGAGCGGTCGCCGCCCCTTTGCCTCAGTCAATTTCATCACCGCCCATGACGGTTTCACACTACAGGACTTGGTCAGCTACAGCCGCAAGCACAATGAGGCCAACGGCGAAAACAACGACGACGGCGAGGATCACAACCGCAGCTGGAACTGCGGCCATGAAGGACCCACTGTCAACAAGCACATCAGAGGCCTTCGCGCGCAACAGAAACGCAACTTTCTCGCCACGCTGTTTTTCTCCCAGGGGATTCCGATGCTGGTCGGCGGGGACGAAATGGGGCGAACACAATATGGCAATAACAACGCCTACTGCCAGGACAACGAGATCAGCTGGGTCAATTGGGACCTCTCTGCCGAAGATCGGGAACTGATCCGCTTCACCGAATCCATGATCCGTCTTCGAAAACACCATCCCACCTTCCACCGAAACTATTTCTTTCAGGGCCGCCGCATCAAGGGAGCGGGTGTCAAGGACATCACATGGCTGCGACCGGATGGCAGGGAAATGACAGACGAGGAGTGGCAACAGTCATTCGCTCGCTGTCTAGGAGTCTTTTTTGCCGGAGCCATCGAAGAAACCGACGCCAAGGGACAACCGGTAAAGGATGACAATATGCTGCTCCTGCTCAATGCCCATCACGAGGAGATACCTTTCAAGATCCCGCCCTTTCCGCCGAAAGCACGCTGGGGCGTTGTTGTCGACACCAGTTATGAAGAGGGTAAACGTGACGATGGACGCTATTTTTATTCGGGAGGCGAGTACCCCCTGCGAAGCCGCTCGATGGCGCTCTTGGCCCAATGGACGGGGCAGAAATGGGGAGCAGCCTAA
- the treZ gene encoding malto-oligosyltrehalose trehalohydrolase, translating to MRRKHTMPFGAEIIPSGGVRFRLWAPDTREVELCLDGAQGSESLTMEALDDGWFALETDRAAAGTNYRYRIGGQDTLVPDPASRYQPQDVHGPAQVVDSQAFEWRDEAWNGRPWEEAVFYELHVGSFTDSGTFSGVETRLDHLAELGVTAVELMPVADFPGRRNWGYDGVLPFAPDARYGTPEDLKRLVQAAHERGMMMFLDVVYNHFGPEGNYLHLYAPQFFNERHHTPWGAAINFDGDQNHWVRRYFIENALYWLNEYHFDGLRLDAVHAICDDSRPDILEDLAQAVADGPGRERQVHLVLENENNIAHYLERAGDKPRWYQSQWNDDIHHALHVLITGETSGYYQDYAQGPIAHLGRCLAEGFAYQGEPSKHRQGAPRGEPSAHLPPLAFVSFLQNHDQVGNRAFGERPTQLASEEAVGAALTVLLLAPAPPLLFMGQEWGSRQPFPFFCDFGDDLREAVTEGRRREFERFPQFSDPGFRKRIPDPMAEETFTSAILRWEEQEHPEGQRWFQLHQELLQIRNRSLVPHLSGSDWDSGYESIGERALRVWWHCPDGAVLDLYTNLGDASLPGAISGPGELLFAWPTAPEGVGPAGLPPWSAVWYIDNAVSNGGKRHG from the coding sequence ATGCGGCGTAAGCACACAATGCCCTTTGGCGCGGAGATCATCCCATCCGGTGGTGTCCGGTTTCGGCTCTGGGCGCCGGACACCCGCGAGGTGGAGCTATGCCTGGACGGAGCCCAGGGGTCAGAGTCGCTGACTATGGAAGCCCTCGATGATGGCTGGTTTGCCCTCGAAACCGATCGCGCGGCTGCCGGCACAAACTACCGGTACCGCATAGGGGGCCAGGATACCCTGGTGCCGGACCCGGCCTCCCGATACCAGCCACAGGATGTTCACGGCCCCGCTCAGGTGGTCGATTCTCAAGCGTTTGAGTGGCGGGACGAGGCGTGGAACGGACGCCCTTGGGAGGAAGCCGTTTTCTATGAGCTTCACGTGGGCAGCTTCACCGATTCGGGCACATTTTCCGGTGTAGAAACACGTCTCGACCACCTGGCCGAACTGGGTGTCACGGCTGTCGAATTGATGCCTGTCGCCGATTTCCCCGGCCGTCGCAATTGGGGATATGACGGAGTTCTGCCTTTCGCGCCGGACGCTCGCTACGGAACCCCCGAAGACCTCAAGCGGCTGGTACAGGCGGCCCATGAACGGGGAATGATGATGTTCCTGGATGTGGTCTACAACCACTTCGGGCCGGAGGGTAATTATCTCCACCTGTATGCCCCGCAGTTTTTCAATGAGCGGCACCATACGCCCTGGGGAGCCGCGATCAATTTCGATGGTGATCAGAACCACTGGGTACGACGCTACTTTATCGAAAACGCGCTTTACTGGCTGAATGAATATCACTTCGACGGTCTGCGCCTGGATGCCGTTCACGCCATATGCGACGACTCCCGGCCGGACATTCTCGAGGATCTTGCGCAGGCGGTGGCAGACGGTCCCGGCCGTGAGAGGCAAGTACACCTGGTGCTCGAGAACGAAAACAATATTGCTCATTATCTGGAACGCGCAGGCGACAAACCCCGCTGGTACCAGTCACAGTGGAACGATGACATTCACCATGCACTTCACGTTCTGATTACCGGTGAGACTTCCGGCTACTACCAGGATTACGCGCAGGGGCCAATCGCGCATCTGGGGCGCTGTCTGGCGGAAGGATTTGCCTATCAGGGAGAACCCTCAAAGCATCGCCAAGGTGCACCTCGGGGAGAGCCGAGCGCGCATCTTCCCCCGCTGGCTTTCGTGTCGTTTCTGCAGAACCATGACCAGGTCGGCAACCGCGCCTTCGGTGAACGACCGACGCAGCTCGCGTCCGAAGAGGCGGTAGGGGCTGCCTTGACGGTCCTGCTGCTGGCACCGGCTCCTCCCCTCCTCTTTATGGGCCAGGAGTGGGGCAGCCGGCAGCCATTTCCGTTCTTTTGTGATTTTGGCGATGACCTGCGCGAGGCGGTCACCGAGGGAAGGCGCCGCGAGTTCGAACGCTTTCCCCAGTTTTCCGATCCCGGCTTCCGTAAACGGATACCGGACCCAATGGCCGAAGAAACCTTTACCAGCGCCATCCTTCGTTGGGAGGAACAGGAGCATCCCGAAGGGCAGCGCTGGTTTCAGTTGCATCAGGAACTGCTTCAGATCCGCAACCGTTCTCTGGTTCCCCATCTGAGTGGGAGCGACTGGGATTCGGGTTATGAGAGCATTGGCGAACGGGCACTGCGTGTCTGGTGGCACTGCCCGGATGGCGCGGTTCTCGACCTCTATACCAACCTGGGAGACGCTTCCCTGCCCGGTGCAATCTCCGGCCCGGGTGAACTTCTTTTCGCCTGGCCGACCGCACCGGAGGGTGTCGGCCCGGCCGGGCTCCCCCCCTGGTCTGCCGTCTGGTATATCGATAACGCCGTATCGAATGGTGGGAAGCGGCATGGCTGA